The region GAGACGCGCGATCGCCGGATCGGTGCGGGGATCGCCGTCGCCGGAGTCGTCGACGAGTTCGGCGAACTGCGTGACCAGCTCGGCGAGATGCGCGGCCTCGATGCGCGCGATGTCGAGGACCACCTGGTGCGCGGTCATCGCGGCGCCTTCCGAACCGTCGCCCAGAGGCCGTAGTCGTGCATCGCCCGCGCATGGAGCTCCATCTGCTCGCGCGCGCCCTCGCTCACGACCGCGTGTCCGTCGTTGTGGACGGCGAGCATGAGCTGCTCGGCGCGATCACGGGGGAACCCGAAGTACTCCCGGAAGACGTGGGTGACGTAGCTCATGAGGTTGACCGGGTCGTCCCAGACCACGGTCTGCCACGGTGTGTCGGGGTCGACCGCTGTGACGAGATCGGTGCGCTCGTCGACGTCGGGAGTCGTGATCGGCGACATCACGCCCACCCCAGTTCGTGCAGGCGGTCGTCGTCGATGCCGTAGAAATGCGCGATCTCGTGGACGAGGGTCGTGTGCACCTCGTCTCGCAGAGACTCGGCGTCGTCGCAGGCGGCGAGATGCGGCTCGCGATAGACGATGATGCGGTCGGGGAGTTCGCCCACGCCGTAGCGCTCGCGCTCGGTCAGGGCCCAGCCGTCGTACAGGCCGAGCAGGTCGAGGCTGCCGTCTTCCGGACGGTCCTCCACGACGAACACGACATTGTCGAGCCCGTCGACCATGTCGTCGGGGAGTCGATCGAGCTCATCGACGACCAGCTGCTCGAAAGCCGCGGCATCCATCTCGATCATGATGCTGTCCGCATCCACATGGGGTGAGTAACGGGACTTGAACCCGCGACCCCCTGGACCACAACCAGGTGCTCTACCAACTGAGCTATACCCACCATGTCTCCCGCCTGCGCGGGCAACTCGAATATTCTCTCACATCTCCGGTGCGAACTTTGACACCGCCGCAGCCGCCGCGCTGCGCGCGTCGTCACTCGTCGGGCCGGGTTCGGGCAC is a window of Microbacterium terrae DNA encoding:
- the clpS gene encoding ATP-dependent Clp protease adapter ClpS, with translation MSPITTPDVDERTDLVTAVDPDTPWQTVVWDDPVNLMSYVTHVFREYFGFPRDRAEQLMLAVHNDGHAVVSEGAREQMELHARAMHDYGLWATVRKAPR
- a CDS encoding metallopeptidase family protein, producing MDADSIMIEMDAAAFEQLVVDELDRLPDDMVDGLDNVVFVVEDRPEDGSLDLLGLYDGWALTERERYGVGELPDRIIVYREPHLAACDDAESLRDEVHTTLVHEIAHFYGIDDDRLHELGWA